In the genome of Polaribacter atrinae, one region contains:
- a CDS encoding BlaI/MecI/CopY family transcriptional regulator, with amino-acid sequence MSKQLTKAEEQIMQILWDLQEASVKEIIDKLPEPKPAYNTVSTIVRILETKEFVDHKPVGRGFLYFPIIEKETYSNQSLHKLMNGYFDGSFKSLVSFFVKENKMDVAELESILKEVNKGKE; translated from the coding sequence ATGAGCAAACAATTAACAAAAGCAGAAGAGCAGATTATGCAAATCTTATGGGATTTACAAGAAGCTTCTGTAAAAGAAATAATAGATAAATTACCAGAACCAAAACCTGCATACAATACCGTTTCTACCATTGTTAGAATTTTAGAAACGAAGGAGTTTGTGGATCATAAACCCGTTGGAAGAGGGTTTTTATATTTTCCGATAATTGAAAAAGAAACGTATAGCAACCAGAGTTTACACAAATTAATGAATGGTTATTTTGATGGTTCTTTTAAAAGTTTGGTGTCCTTTTTTGTGAAAGAAAATAAAATGGATGTTGCCGAACTAGAATCTATTTTAAAGGAAGTGAATAAAGGGAAGGAGTAA
- a CDS encoding M56 family metallopeptidase: protein MINYILQVILFQVLFLAIYDFFLSKETFFTKNRWYLISTPIVSFILPFIKIPTFQKAVPKEFIIYLPEIVLSPEKVIQDVIQETSLYESINYVQLLFWFGFSLFLILFLIKLFKITNLIRRSEVEKKANHTLVLIPNQTKAFSFFNFIFLGKEIPESQQAQIIAHELVHSNQKHSLDLLFFEFLKIMMWFNPMIFMYQKRITLIHEYISDEVAAKSETKEMYINNLLSNFFQVENIAFVNQFYKKTLIKKRIIMMKKTQSKKMNQLKYLVLIPLLASMLFYTSCAENEVKEDVVAKKELQTRYFELKDGVTATKGKNETYLDSYFGSGIPEGVEVSLSDLTVEEREEYDEIMNRINSLKNEKYSSMFDIKIYKKKNGRKTMASIVDYSKMKKDSNAEFVETEDVSFMVIDKVPTFPGCESGDKKCFSKEVQKHFSRNFNADLPNQLGLEAGKKRIFIGFKIDKEGNVVDVNARAPHKDLKEEVIAVMNTLPKMIPGEHDGKKVGVKYSIPISIIVN, encoded by the coding sequence ATGATCAATTATATTCTACAAGTCATATTATTTCAAGTATTGTTTTTGGCTATTTATGATTTCTTTCTAAGTAAAGAAACCTTTTTTACTAAAAACAGATGGTATTTAATTAGTACACCAATTGTATCTTTCATTTTACCGTTTATTAAAATTCCTACGTTTCAAAAAGCGGTTCCAAAAGAGTTTATTATCTATTTACCAGAAATTGTTTTATCACCAGAAAAAGTAATTCAGGATGTTATTCAAGAAACGAGTTTGTATGAATCTATAAATTATGTACAGCTTTTATTTTGGTTTGGATTCAGTCTTTTTTTGATACTTTTTTTAATAAAACTGTTTAAAATAACAAACCTAATTAGAAGAAGCGAAGTTGAAAAAAAAGCGAATCATACGTTAGTTTTAATACCGAATCAAACGAAAGCATTTTCTTTTTTTAACTTTATTTTTTTAGGAAAAGAAATTCCAGAATCTCAACAAGCACAAATTATAGCACACGAATTGGTGCACAGTAATCAAAAGCACTCTTTAGATTTATTGTTCTTCGAATTTTTAAAAATTATGATGTGGTTTAACCCAATGATTTTTATGTATCAAAAGAGAATAACACTCATTCACGAGTATATTTCTGACGAAGTAGCTGCAAAGTCTGAAACAAAAGAAATGTATATCAATAACTTATTATCCAACTTTTTTCAAGTTGAAAACATTGCCTTTGTGAACCAATTTTATAAAAAAACCTTAATTAAAAAAAGAATTATTATGATGAAAAAGACACAATCAAAAAAAATGAATCAATTAAAGTATTTAGTTTTAATTCCGCTATTGGCGAGTATGTTATTTTACACTTCTTGTGCAGAAAATGAAGTAAAAGAAGATGTTGTTGCAAAAAAAGAGTTGCAAACTAGATACTTTGAATTGAAGGATGGTGTAACTGCTACTAAGGGTAAAAATGAAACTTATTTAGATTCTTATTTTGGATCTGGAATTCCTGAAGGAGTAGAAGTTAGTTTGAGTGATCTAACTGTTGAAGAAAGAGAGGAATATGATGAAATTATGAATAGAATTAATTCTTTAAAAAATGAGAAGTATTCTTCAATGTTTGATATTAAGATTTATAAAAAGAAAAATGGAAGAAAAACAATGGCATCAATTGTTGATTATTCTAAGATGAAAAAAGATAGTAATGCTGAATTTGTAGAAACAGAAGATGTTTCATTTATGGTTATAGATAAAGTACCAACTTTTCCAGGTTGTGAATCTGGAGATAAGAAATGTTTTTCTAAAGAAGTTCAGAAGCATTTTTCTAGAAACTTTAATGCAGATTTACCAAATCAATTGGGTTTAGAAGCAGGGAAGAAAAGGATTTTTATAGGTTTTAAAATTGACAAAGAAGGAAATGTAGTAGATGTAAATGCAAGAGCACCGCATAAAGATCTTAAGGAAGAAGTTATTGCGGTAATGAATACGTTGCCTAAAATGATTCCTGGTGAACATGATGGTAAAAAAGTTGGTGTAAAATATTCAATTCCGATTTCAATAATAGTAAATTAA
- a CDS encoding FecR family protein has product MKIKVLHIKKTIQKEIKEVTTQPKIIYNYLTTKKGGEFSLTLADGTKVWLNSESKLKYPVSFIKGKPRTVELVYGEAYFEVSSSKKNSGDGFIVLNTLQNISVLGTHFNVKAYLEDHLITTTLLEGKVMVENNEKVKMYLKPNEETILNALTLEMQKKEVNAKEKISWVKGYFSFDNTSLLEITKILSRCYDVDISFEDEKIKDLRFNGVLSKKQDVKSVLDAIINTTDITYEVNNRKIKFRK; this is encoded by the coding sequence GTGAAGATAAAAGTATTGCATATAAAAAAAACAATACAAAAAGAGATTAAAGAAGTTACTACGCAACCAAAAATTATTTATAACTATCTAACAACAAAAAAAGGAGGAGAATTCTCTTTAACCTTGGCAGATGGAACTAAAGTGTGGTTAAATTCAGAATCTAAGCTTAAGTATCCAGTAAGTTTTATAAAGGGAAAACCAAGAACTGTAGAACTAGTTTATGGAGAAGCTTATTTTGAAGTTTCATCAAGTAAAAAGAATTCTGGAGATGGTTTTATTGTTTTAAACACTTTACAGAATATATCTGTTTTAGGAACTCATTTTAATGTAAAAGCATATCTAGAAGATCATCTAATAACAACAACCTTATTAGAAGGTAAAGTTATGGTTGAAAATAACGAAAAAGTTAAAATGTATTTAAAACCTAATGAAGAGACCATTTTAAATGCTTTAACATTAGAAATGCAAAAGAAAGAGGTAAATGCAAAAGAAAAAATTTCTTGGGTAAAGGGGTATTTTAGTTTTGACAATACTTCTTTATTAGAAATCACAAAAATACTTTCTAGATGTTATGATGTTGACATCTCTTTTGAAGATGAAAAAATTAAAGATTTAAGATTTAATGGAGTTTTGAGTAAAAAGCAAGACGTAAAATCTGTCTTAGATGCAATTATAAATACAACAGATATTACTTATGAAGTAAATAATAGAAAAATTAAATTTAGAAAATAA
- a CDS encoding carboxypeptidase-like regulatory domain-containing protein, whose amino-acid sequence MKTFIYLFCAISFAFVPSEGVSQNAKIKIDTDKTISVEEVFNLIKMQTDYTFVYENSIFKKLPKVSLHKGIIIVKDLLDKSLQASNVVYQFNKDGSISLKKKSVQQKVSGVLVDDKNMPIVGASVRIKATGIGVATDFNGEFSIPASKGDILVFQSLGFESKEVVVGSLFVCYKGSLTRIIRKLSRNCNHNRLR is encoded by the coding sequence ATGAAAACGTTCATATACTTATTCTGTGCCATCTCATTTGCATTTGTACCAAGTGAAGGAGTGTCACAAAACGCTAAAATTAAAATAGACACAGATAAAACCATATCTGTAGAAGAAGTTTTTAATTTGATTAAAATGCAAACAGATTATACATTTGTTTACGAAAATAGTATTTTCAAAAAACTTCCAAAAGTTAGCTTACACAAGGGGATTATCATTGTAAAAGATCTTTTAGATAAAAGCTTACAAGCAAGTAATGTTGTTTATCAATTTAATAAAGATGGTTCAATTTCATTAAAAAAGAAATCTGTTCAGCAAAAGGTTTCAGGTGTTTTAGTTGATGATAAAAACATGCCTATTGTGGGGGCTTCTGTTCGTATAAAAGCAACAGGTATTGGTGTTGCTACAGATTTTAATGGAGAATTTTCTATACCAGCTTCTAAAGGAGATATATTGGTTTTTCAATCATTAGGTTTCGAGTCTAAAGAAGTAGTAGTTGGTAGTTTGTTTGTTTGTTATAAAGGTAGTCTTACAAGAATCATCAGAAAACTTAGCAGGAATTGTAATCACAACAGGTTACGATAA
- a CDS encoding SusC/RagA family TonB-linked outer membrane protein, which translates to MFVIKVVLQESSENLAGIVITTGYDKINKKSFTGAATTIKAADLKIDGINDVSRMLEGKVAGVIVQNITGTFGAAPQITIRGSSSVFGNNNPLYVIDGVVQEDIVEQDLDALTSGDASTLISSSIAGVNATDIEKIDILKDASATSIYGARARNGVVVITTKSGKRESPLKVSYTLEQTVRDIPSYSQYDILDSKETIGILEGLRSQGYLRLPGVGNSRFSGVYGILEKKINSYSNGGFGVQNTPEGRSAFLKDYELANTNWFKKLFRQSLMQNHTLNFTGGGENNSFYASIGFLHDPGWSVADKVSRITTNLKNTFYFSDKFNISIATVASVRKQKAPGSFNREANVVDGQFSRDFDINPFSYALNTSRALRPRDNDGNLEYYTNNWADFNILEELENNTLDLDVKDIRFQLDASYKISDNITYDLNASARYVNSVREHQIRENSNVVRAYNADETTVIANANIFLYTDPNNPDAIPVSVFPEGGLYRKFDNSLTSYYVRNSFQLKKYFNQKHNFNALLGQELRYVDRNNENFTGYGLQYENGFVPFTDARLLEKVVAEGGNYFGLGRERERTVAFFGRTTYTYNDKYVFSLTGRYDGSNRQGRSSKSRWLPTGTVSAKWNASEEDFIQKSKTINNLQFRASYGLSASSGPATNSLAIFRSEITDRLTPSERETYLDIQDLENSELTWEKQHELNIGVDLGLFNNRIQFTADVYQRDIFDNIDFVRTSGIGGEFFKTGNNSDTTQKGIEFALTSTNVKTDNFSWTTSLNFSFFDQEITKLQNKPRVIDVLVYKEEN; encoded by the coding sequence TTGTTTGTTATAAAGGTAGTCTTACAAGAATCATCAGAAAACTTAGCAGGAATTGTAATCACAACAGGTTACGATAAAATTAACAAGAAAAGTTTTACTGGAGCAGCAACAACCATTAAAGCAGCAGATTTAAAAATTGATGGTATTAATGATGTAAGTAGAATGTTAGAAGGTAAAGTAGCCGGAGTTATTGTACAAAACATTACCGGAACTTTTGGTGCTGCGCCACAGATAACTATTAGAGGTTCTTCTTCTGTATTTGGTAACAATAATCCATTGTACGTTATAGATGGTGTGGTGCAAGAAGATATTGTAGAGCAAGATTTAGATGCTTTAACTTCTGGAGATGCGTCTACTTTAATTAGTTCTTCTATAGCGGGTGTTAATGCTACAGATATAGAAAAAATAGATATTTTAAAAGATGCTTCTGCCACTTCTATTTATGGTGCAAGAGCAAGAAACGGAGTTGTAGTTATAACGACTAAAAGTGGTAAAAGAGAGAGCCCTTTAAAAGTAAGTTACACGTTAGAGCAAACGGTAAGAGATATACCATCTTATTCTCAATATGATATTTTAGATTCTAAAGAAACCATTGGTATTTTAGAAGGTTTAAGAAGTCAAGGTTATTTAAGACTACCAGGTGTTGGTAATTCTAGATTTTCTGGAGTTTATGGTATTTTAGAAAAGAAAATTAACAGCTATTCTAATGGAGGTTTTGGAGTACAAAATACTCCAGAAGGTAGAAGTGCTTTTTTAAAGGATTACGAGTTGGCAAATACCAATTGGTTTAAAAAATTGTTTAGACAATCTTTAATGCAAAACCACACGCTTAACTTTACAGGTGGTGGAGAGAACAATTCTTTTTATGCATCTATTGGTTTTTTACATGATCCGGGTTGGTCTGTTGCAGATAAAGTATCTAGAATTACAACGAACTTAAAGAATACATTTTACTTTTCAGATAAGTTTAATATTTCAATTGCTACAGTTGCATCTGTTAGAAAACAAAAAGCACCAGGTTCTTTTAATAGAGAAGCCAATGTTGTAGACGGTCAGTTTAGTAGAGATTTTGATATCAATCCGTTTAGTTACGCATTAAATACTTCTAGAGCGTTAAGACCAAGAGATAATGATGGTAATTTAGAATACTACACCAATAATTGGGCTGATTTTAATATTTTAGAAGAATTAGAAAACAATACATTAGATTTAGATGTAAAAGATATTCGTTTTCAATTAGATGCTTCTTATAAAATTTCAGACAATATTACGTACGATTTAAATGCTTCTGCAAGATATGTAAATAGTGTTAGAGAGCATCAAATTAGAGAAAACTCTAATGTTGTTAGAGCTTATAATGCAGACGAAACCACTGTAATAGCAAATGCAAATATCTTTTTATACACAGACCCAAATAATCCAGATGCGATTCCTGTTTCTGTTTTTCCAGAAGGTGGTTTGTATCGTAAATTCGATAACAGTTTAACTTCTTATTATGTTAGAAACAGTTTTCAGTTAAAGAAATATTTTAATCAAAAGCATAATTTTAATGCTTTATTAGGTCAAGAATTAAGATATGTAGATAGAAATAACGAGAATTTTACAGGTTATGGTTTACAATATGAAAACGGTTTTGTACCATTTACAGATGCTAGATTATTAGAAAAAGTAGTTGCAGAAGGTGGAAACTATTTTGGGTTGGGTAGAGAAAGAGAAAGAACGGTTGCCTTCTTTGGTAGAACTACGTATACATATAATGATAAGTATGTTTTTTCTTTAACAGGAAGGTATGATGGTTCTAATAGACAAGGTAGAAGTTCTAAATCTAGATGGTTGCCTACAGGTACTGTAAGTGCAAAATGGAATGCAAGTGAAGAAGATTTTATACAAAAATCAAAAACCATTAATAACCTACAATTTAGAGCATCTTATGGTTTAAGTGCTTCATCAGGTCCTGCTACCAACTCTTTGGCAATTTTTAGAAGTGAAATTACAGATAGATTAACGCCATCTGAAAGAGAAACATATTTAGATATTCAAGATTTAGAAAACTCTGAATTAACTTGGGAGAAACAACACGAATTAAACATTGGAGTAGATTTAGGATTATTTAATAATAGAATTCAATTTACGGCAGATGTGTATCAAAGAGATATTTTTGATAATATAGACTTTGTGAGAACTTCTGGTATTGGAGGAGAATTTTTTAAAACAGGAAATAATTCTGATACAACTCAAAAAGGAATCGAGTTTGCTTTAACATCAACCAATGTAAAAACAGATAATTTTAGTTGGACCACTTCTTTAAACTTCTCTTTTTTCGATCAAGAAATAACAAAATTACAGAACAAACCAAGAGTAATTGATGTTTTGGTTTACAAGGAGGAAAATTAG
- a CDS encoding RagB/SusD family nutrient uptake outer membrane protein yields MFGSSEGFNNPKFDEYFKVTNQSAGTGRGYTGLVLFGNDEALLNRAEAYAMQEDYANCLNDLNVFLSKKTEGYNSGTDILTEDMVLNMFPVTPGELTPFYTFKDDKQISFINAILKFRQKEFYHEGVRWFDVRRFNIAIKRYYRKDDIDVELPKDDLRRQLQVPESAINFGLTPNPR; encoded by the coding sequence ATTTTTGGTTCTAGTGAAGGTTTTAACAATCCTAAGTTCGATGAGTATTTTAAAGTAACAAATCAATCTGCAGGAACCGGTAGAGGGTATACTGGTTTGGTGTTATTTGGTAATGATGAAGCTCTTTTAAATAGGGCAGAAGCTTATGCGATGCAAGAAGATTATGCTAACTGTTTAAACGATTTAAATGTTTTTTTATCAAAGAAAACAGAAGGTTATAATAGCGGTACAGATATTTTAACAGAAGACATGGTACTTAATATGTTTCCTGTAACTCCAGGTGAATTAACTCCTTTTTACACTTTTAAAGATGATAAACAAATTTCTTTTATCAATGCGATTTTAAAATTCAGACAAAAAGAATTTTATCACGAAGGGGTAAGATGGTTTGATGTAAGAAGGTTTAACATTGCTATTAAAAGATATTATAGAAAAGATGATATAGATGTAGAATTGCCTAAAGATGATTTAAGAAGACAATTACAAGTTCCAGAATCTGCAATAAACTTCGGACTAACACCTAATCCTAGATAA
- a CDS encoding substrate import-associated zinc metallohydrolase lipoprotein — protein sequence MSACNLDEDKLTDSNLNTETPSLNTTDEWLRDHITIPYNIDVNYQWDEGRVDLDRYLFPPTLEKVVPIMQVVKKVWIDTYTELGGEDFVKIIAPREMVLVGGTNLNPSGTRTLGFAEGGKNIVLFETDLVDVKNKSQVTRFIQTIQHEYTHILNQQVRYDEEAFKQITPSGYTAQWFNPANEEERFDIANSLGFITDYARLNEGEDFAEMVETILTNNAEDYQEIIDNIKAKIISNAVSTALSNLDSDATQAEIDAATQGATITATPQADNAVALIKAKEAIVAEYFKKSFNIDLYELQKLATDNILEAIK from the coding sequence ATTTCTGCTTGTAATCTAGATGAAGATAAGTTAACAGACAGTAACTTAAATACAGAAACACCAAGTTTAAATACTACCGATGAGTGGTTAAGAGACCATATTACAATTCCATATAATATTGATGTAAACTATCAATGGGACGAAGGTAGAGTAGATTTAGATAGATATTTATTTCCACCAACTTTAGAAAAAGTAGTGCCTATTATGCAAGTGGTTAAAAAAGTTTGGATTGATACCTACACAGAGTTAGGTGGAGAAGATTTTGTAAAAATAATTGCACCAAGAGAAATGGTTTTGGTTGGTGGTACAAATTTAAATCCAAGCGGAACAAGAACTTTAGGTTTTGCAGAAGGAGGAAAGAACATTGTGTTATTTGAAACCGATTTAGTAGATGTTAAGAATAAAAGCCAAGTAACAAGGTTTATTCAAACAATTCAGCATGAATATACGCACATTTTAAATCAACAAGTTCGTTACGATGAAGAAGCTTTTAAGCAAATAACCCCTAGTGGTTATACTGCACAATGGTTTAATCCTGCCAATGAAGAAGAACGATTTGATATTGCAAACAGTCTTGGTTTTATAACGGATTATGCGAGACTTAATGAAGGTGAAGATTTTGCAGAAATGGTAGAAACAATTCTTACCAATAACGCAGAAGATTACCAAGAAATTATAGATAATATTAAAGCTAAAATTATAAGTAATGCAGTTTCTACTGCCTTGTCTAATTTAGATTCTGATGCTACACAAGCAGAAATAGATGCTGCAACCCAAGGAGCAACAATTACAGCAACTCCACAAGCAGATAATGCTGTAGCGTTGATAAAAGCCAAAGAAGCAATTGTTGCAGAATATTTTAAGAAATCTTTTAATATAGATTTATATGAATTACAAAAATTAGCTACCGATAATATTTTAGAAGCAATTAAATAA
- a CDS encoding DUF4302 domain-containing protein, producing the protein MKKIKINTCQLIVALCLFVLSSCDENNDPELLFEDTPTVRIEKSIAELKTALQGSENGWKTTYFTDDSELGGFTFLFDFISDSEVIMDSDFGTPDVSATSLYDITLGSTVKLTFTTKNVIHQLSDSNNFPDDDLRGQGYKGSFEFLYFKTEGDDILFKSNRDRDIIIRFSKASKEDWTSLTSLNKTMLETNIPKNPLKSVFRNITLESGGKTTLYGFSFNEARRFATVTAISKDAVKTDLSFGIAPKPTGFVVSPAIEIENVVLEEFIYNLDDDEFVAEVDGVKITLSYADELSFLLPFYDFGNESRGNNNMRLYRTNLPNSDLSSENFINFYKEWEAHFTATQSGRTVTRVYLYNLETVDNSFVQVRYLSSGRSFSLNFKFTYTVTENATGNKIYKLTETVPVNTTRRAGILPLLDFLFRDSGFYVQKMVDFNANQNTLGIIPVDDTTMLAQWYDF; encoded by the coding sequence ATGAAAAAAATAAAAATAAATACGTGTCAATTAATTGTAGCGCTTTGTCTTTTTGTATTAAGTAGCTGTGATGAAAACAATGATCCTGAACTTTTATTTGAAGACACACCAACAGTTAGAATAGAAAAGAGTATTGCAGAATTAAAAACAGCTCTTCAAGGTTCTGAAAACGGATGGAAAACAACTTATTTTACGGATGATTCAGAACTAGGAGGTTTTACTTTTTTATTCGATTTTATTAGTGATTCAGAAGTAATTATGGATTCAGATTTTGGAACGCCAGATGTTAGCGCTACGAGTTTGTATGATATTACTTTAGGCTCTACTGTTAAACTTACTTTTACAACAAAAAACGTAATTCATCAGTTATCAGATTCAAATAATTTTCCAGATGATGATTTAAGAGGACAAGGTTATAAAGGTAGTTTTGAGTTTTTATACTTTAAAACAGAAGGAGATGATATTCTTTTTAAGTCTAATAGAGATCGTGATATTATCATTCGTTTTTCTAAAGCGTCTAAAGAAGATTGGACTAGTTTAACAAGTCTAAATAAGACAATGTTAGAAACTAACATTCCAAAAAATCCATTAAAATCTGTTTTTAGAAATATTACTTTAGAAAGTGGAGGTAAAACAACTTTATATGGTTTTTCTTTTAATGAAGCTAGAAGGTTTGCAACAGTTACAGCAATAAGTAAAGATGCTGTAAAAACAGACCTTAGCTTTGGTATTGCACCAAAACCTACTGGTTTTGTTGTTAGTCCTGCAATAGAAATAGAAAATGTAGTCTTAGAAGAGTTTATTTACAATTTAGATGATGATGAGTTTGTTGCTGAAGTTGATGGTGTTAAAATTACTTTAAGTTATGCTGATGAACTAAGTTTTCTATTACCATTTTATGATTTTGGAAACGAGTCTAGAGGTAATAATAATATGAGATTGTATAGAACTAATTTACCTAATTCAGATTTATCTAGTGAAAATTTTATAAACTTTTATAAAGAATGGGAAGCACATTTTACAGCTACTCAAAGTGGTAGAACTGTTACTAGAGTCTATTTATATAATTTAGAAACTGTAGATAATTCTTTTGTTCAAGTAAGATATTTATCTAGTGGACGTTCATTTAGTTTAAATTTTAAATTTACGTATACTGTTACAGAAAATGCTACTGGTAATAAAATTTATAAATTAACAGAAACGGTACCCGTTAATACAACAAGAAGAGCAGGTATATTACCGCTATTAGATTTTTTGTTTAGAGATAGTGGTTTCTATGTACAAAAAATGGTTGATTTTAATGCAAATCAAAATACCTTAGGTATAATTCCTGTTGATGATACTACAATGCTTGCGCAATGGTATGATTTTTAA
- the obgE gene encoding GTPase ObgE, whose protein sequence is MTEGNFVDYIKIYASSGKGGQGSMHLHREKYITKGGPDGGDGGRGGHIILRGDKNMWTLFHLKFKRHFRAESGGGGSASRSSGADADDIYIDVPLGTIIKDADTDEVIVEITEHQKEVILLRGGKGGLGNWNFKSSTNQTPRYAQPGMDGFDGWFRMELKLLADVGLVGFPNAGKSTLLSVLTSAKPKIADYAFTTLKPNLGIVEHRNHQTFVIADIPGIIEGAAEGKGLGHRFLRHIERNSALLFLVPADSDDINKEYEILLNELKKHNPELLDKDRLLAISKTDMLDDELQAEIEADLPEGVEAIFISSVAQKGLQELKDKLWKMLN, encoded by the coding sequence ATGACTGAAGGAAATTTTGTCGATTACATAAAAATATACGCTTCTTCTGGTAAAGGAGGACAAGGTTCTATGCACTTACATAGAGAAAAGTATATTACCAAAGGTGGGCCTGACGGTGGAGATGGTGGACGTGGAGGACACATTATTTTACGAGGTGATAAAAATATGTGGACGTTGTTTCACCTAAAATTTAAACGTCACTTTAGAGCAGAAAGTGGTGGTGGCGGAAGTGCTAGTAGAAGTTCTGGTGCAGATGCAGATGATATTTATATTGATGTACCATTAGGTACCATCATTAAAGATGCAGATACAGATGAAGTAATTGTAGAAATTACAGAACATCAAAAAGAAGTAATTTTATTACGTGGAGGAAAAGGAGGATTAGGAAACTGGAACTTTAAATCTTCTACCAATCAAACACCAAGATATGCTCAACCAGGTATGGACGGTTTTGATGGTTGGTTTAGAATGGAATTAAAATTACTAGCAGATGTTGGTTTAGTTGGTTTCCCTAATGCAGGAAAATCTACTTTATTATCCGTATTAACGTCTGCAAAACCAAAAATTGCAGATTATGCTTTTACTACTTTAAAACCTAACTTAGGTATTGTAGAACATAGAAACCATCAAACATTTGTAATTGCAGATATTCCTGGAATTATAGAAGGTGCAGCAGAAGGAAAAGGTTTAGGACATCGTTTTTTACGTCATATAGAACGTAATTCCGCGTTATTATTCTTAGTTCCTGCAGATAGTGATGACATTAACAAAGAATATGAAATTCTTTTAAATGAGCTTAAAAAACACAACCCAGAGTTGTTAGATAAAGACCGTTTACTAGCCATTTCTAAAACAGATATGTTAGATGATGAGTTACAAGCAGAAATAGAAGCAGATTTACCAGAAGGTGTAGAAGCTATATTTATTTCTTCAGTTGCTCAAAAAGGCCTGCAAGAATTAAAAGACAAACTTTGGAAAATGTTGAATTAA
- a CDS encoding adenylate kinase, whose protein sequence is MSIIKLQDLYFKPFINQEEIAVIVKQLAVQVKADLPKGEVPLFVGILNGCFLFAADFIREFNGDCEVSFVKLASYSGTSSTEDVKQLVGINEDLTGRTVIILEDIIDTGNTLQEIYNIFRDKNLKQLRIATLFFKPDVFRKELHIDYIGKNIEDKFIVGYGLDYNGLGRNYPAIYQLSTQPKMKNIVLFGPPGAGKGTQADFLKDMYNLVHISTGDVFRFNIKNKTELGLLAKKYMDEGDLVPDEVTINMLKAEVEKNADANGFIFDGFPRTESQAEALDVFLAEKGEQINGMVALEVPEDALVTRLLERGKTSGRTDDTDESKIRNRFNEYNTKTAVLKDYFDAQDKYYGVNGLGSIKEITQRIAKVFDAL, encoded by the coding sequence ATGAGTATTATAAAACTTCAAGATCTATATTTTAAACCTTTTATTAATCAAGAAGAAATTGCGGTAATCGTAAAACAATTAGCAGTACAAGTAAAAGCAGACTTGCCTAAAGGAGAAGTCCCTCTTTTTGTAGGTATCTTAAACGGATGCTTTTTATTTGCCGCAGATTTTATAAGAGAATTTAATGGAGATTGTGAAGTGTCATTTGTAAAATTAGCTTCCTATAGTGGTACCTCTTCTACAGAAGACGTAAAACAATTAGTAGGTATAAATGAAGACTTAACAGGAAGAACTGTAATTATATTAGAAGATATTATTGATACAGGAAACACTCTTCAAGAAATTTATAATATCTTTAGAGATAAAAATTTAAAACAACTAAGAATTGCAACGTTATTTTTTAAACCAGACGTATTTAGAAAAGAACTACATATAGATTATATCGGAAAAAACATTGAAGATAAATTTATTGTTGGTTACGGTTTAGATTATAATGGTTTAGGTAGAAATTACCCTGCAATTTATCAATTATCAACACAACCTAAAATGAAAAACATCGTATTATTTGGCCCTCCAGGTGCAGGAAAAGGAACACAAGCAGATTTTTTAAAAGACATGTATAACTTGGTACATATCTCTACAGGAGATGTATTCCGTTTTAACATTAAAAATAAAACTGAATTAGGTTTGTTAGCTAAAAAATATATGGATGAAGGAGATTTAGTTCCGGATGAAGTAACTATTAATATGCTAAAAGCTGAAGTTGAAAAAAATGCAGATGCAAATGGCTTTATTTTTGATGGTTTTCCTAGAACAGAATCTCAAGCAGAAGCTTTAGATGTTTTTTTAGCTGAAAAAGGAGAACAAATAAACGGAATGGTAGCATTAGAAGTGCCAGAAGATGCTTTAGTTACTCGTTTATTAGAAAGAGGAAAAACAAGCGGTAGAACAGATGATACTGATGAAAGTAAAATTAGAAACCGTTTTAACGAATACAACACAAAAACAGCTGTTTTAAAAGATTATTTTGATGCTCAAGATAAATACTACGGCGTTAATGGTTTGGGTTCTATTAAAGAAATTACACAAAGAATTGCAAAAGTATTTGATGCACTTTAA